TTTatttttctttctttctcttcttctttccaaaatGTCGTGCGTGTCGACGTATGAAATTAGCGCCAAAAGCAAGCTGCAATCTGTAGCtcgatcatcaatcttctacCGAGAACTTGAAGCATGTATTCGTAGCTGTGAATGATTCGCGCAGCAGGTGTGTGTATGGATCTGATGCTGAGCAAGAGATTGATGTGATGACACTTTGATAAGACTGTATACGAAAAGAACTACCAAAAACaattcaacaacatcaacaacaaccccCCCAATTCGCAGAAATACAGGCACCGGACCACGTGGCAacatttcagcttgtttttAGCATTCTCCCCATATCTCAAACAGTATAAAGTGATCAAGATGTCGATGTATACTACATGATACGAGTCACGTCTGCGCGCAAGTGGACTACAAGGAGGGGAAGGGCAACGGCAGCCAAGACAGCTCTTTATTTCTTCTGTGAGATCTTCCATTCTATCAGTGTTTACTGGACAGTATGTATGAATCCTCCCGCGGGTCTTGTGACAAACATGAAAACGGCTGGTTGTAATGCCAGAATGAATGCATGCTGATATACTCCTTGTTGACTACCACCAATCCTAAGACTCTACACGAGAGAAACAGTTGCTCCAAGGGCCTCTAATgtctttttcaatttctccGCATCTTCTTTAGGTAAGTTCTCTTTGATAGTTTGAGGGACTGATTCGACGAATTTCTTTGCCTAAGATTTGAGTAGTAAGATGTCAGCATTTGTTTGAATCATTTTCATCGATTCAAGGTCTATGTGCGAGCCTCATCCCGtctacatcttctcctatcTTCTAGAAACTGCTCATCCCAGATCCGAAATGATGAACCCATTCATTTTCCCATGACAGCTCATCAGTCAGTACTCTACAATGAATTGGCTTGATCCTATACGCCCATTTCTGATATCTCAATCATTTCACACCATTAAGAGGAAAagcttgactcacctctacCAAGTTCATATTAGGCATAATGGCTTTTACTTCTCTAATAATCTTTGCTTTAGCTGTAGCATCGAATTTTTCAAGTTTGACAGTAAAAattgtcttttcctttggcTTCTCCTCTGCTGGTTCGGCTGAATCGGCTGATGCTGCTGATGCCGCAGgagctgatgaagctgctggTAAAGCGATTTCTGTTATGTTCAATTTGGTCTAAAGATTGTAATGAATTAGCTTTCGTACATCTGGAACATAGCAGACTCATAATCCAGCAGCTAAATTAGGAAGCAAGGTCGCGATGTGTTGAGAAGATTCAAATGAGTGGTCCCTTTGTACAACGACAAAACAAGAACAGAAGAGCAAGGATTCCATATATTGACAGATCTCCCGCTTTCCGCCTTGACAATGTTCCGTCCAGCATATCAAGTCGGGTTTCTATTCATTCTTGACGAATCGGCGATGCCAGAAATCCCAGTTGGAACCGCATGTATCTTTGCTCCCTATCCTCCTAACGCAAGAACACCctaaactcaccttgagagCAGTAACCAATTCTGAGACTTCCAACAACGTCAATCCGGAAATTTGGTCTACGATAGGAGCGATCTTAGGCGATACAGGTGCAGCTGACGACGATGATTCGGCTTCGGCGAAAACAGTCCTCGAGGTTGATAGAGGTCGAGATAGGATGATtcgtgatgaagaagcagctgctgaagctgaagctcgAGCTGAACGAAGGATGGTACGGGGGATTATCTGCAAGCGAAAAAAGCCGATCAGCTAAACTACCTATTGATGATACATTACAGCTGACTCACGCTCATGATGTCTATGTTGTACTAGGGGGATGTATTAGTATGTCGCGAATGATAAGCTATTGATATCTCTAGTGATCAAGGTAAATGTATCGAAGAAAGCGAGATGGCATCGAAATAATCTTTGACTGAACAAGAGATCCGAAAttgaaaagtgccacatttgGAAATAATCCCGGATTTCTCCGAGTCAAAGAACCCATACAAAACAAACGCAcggaccacctccacttgcAACGTCCACAAAAACAAACGATCATTCATCAATAATCACATCtcatacatcttcttcgtcttcctgAAACCTCAAAGAACACAACTCCAGCAGCAACACATAGAAGCAGTCGAGAGAGACACGGAACTACAGCTGGATACCAAACACTTTTATAACAATGTCACTCGAGCAAAGCACATCACAAACACTTCCCTCATCACAGTCCCTTCATACCCTATCGCTAGACAACGTTCAgtcacctccacctccagaAATAGAATCTACCCTATCAAGATTATCCTCATATCGAAACGTGAAAGGAGTCATGATCCTCTCTCGCACACCGTCCGGCGCATCGTCTTCAACAGCTGCCCCATCACCTGGTACAGTAACTAATGCAAGTGGAGGGATAGTCCAAGCTACAGGAAACATATTCGAAGGAGAATCAGGTAAGAAATACGCCAAAGCAGTTGAAGAGATAGTTCTTAGGGTAGGGAAAGCATTGGGAGAATGTGATGAGAGTGTAAGTACTTGCCTTGTGCAGATTCCGTCCACGGCCACACGATCTTGTTCTACCGAGATGAAACCTGCATCGGCTGATAAGAAAAGTTCATTCAACAGGATGACTTGAAATTCATGAGGATAAGGACGAAAAAGCATGAATTGATTATAACGCCTGGTAGgtatcatctcatctgaCAGTTACCCATTTCTACAAGTAGACCAGCAATATCCGATTCACCACTTGCTGACTTGTGGCATTTTGTTGACAGACGAGAAATACTTGCTAGTGGTACTTCAAGATCCAGGACAATAAGGTTATGATTCGCAATGTCAACTGAAAGCAGCTGGCCATCTCGAATGAAGCCGTAGCCAAGAGTCAAGTCCCCTGTCGGTCACATTCGCAGATAACGGGAatgaagagcttgaagaaggtacatGATTACTGTTCAACATGATGGATATTACGAGTCTTGAAGTTGATCGCACACTGATACATCTATATACGCATTCATAGCTGTGCCCGCTGTGAAACATATCTAGGtcatccatatcatcctCCATGCTATGTGACGTAACTCACACTCGTACATGCAACACCCACTGTTTATCGATGTATAGTGATGTTTCTCTTCAccaatttcatttctgtCAGTGTACGAGGAACCAGCGCTTTGTGTTATCCCAATAATCAACGGCAAGAGGGCATGTCTCACTCATCCCCGATTCATGGGCACCGGTTTATCACACCGCGGACTCTGTCAAGGATACCCAAGACTTAGATAAACTCTTTATTCAGAGATTACATCATgtaagaagagaagagaagtCCCAGCGTTGTCCCAAAGATTATGCTCACTAATAGTTTTCGGACAAGCTCAGAAAAACGTTACTTTTAGGACGAGGAATCGAGCTTTAGGTCATCGTTTTTATTCTGGGTATAGTTTTATCAAAGCAGTCTACAATGAACAAGAGATGTATAAAAAAACATTTCTAAAACATGTACAAGGTGATTTTGTACCTTATGATGATGGTACCATCGTTTGGTATGACATCGATCTACAGGATGTTAAAGCTAAgttagaggaagaagaagaccaaaTTGCCGAACTCATAAACTGGTTTCCAGAGTGAAGGTGATCTCCTCATGCCTACGGCAAGGTCCTAACCAATGGCTGTTTATCTTCTTGGTTGcagcgatgatgaaacaGACGTTTCTGGGCAGATGGAGCGGATTGATTATGTGGGGTTCGATTGATCTCTGGATGAATCACAGTGTTGTTTATTGAAAGCGATCATGTAGAATACATTTATGCATAAACAGGCTGCTTTTTCGCAACGAGAAACTACTCGGGAGCTGTTCGCGTCACGCGTACATTTATACCCCTTCCTCCAATCTTCATTTCATACTTGTCACTTATCACCTTATCACGGTTTGATACATGCTAGAGTCGGCATTGATCAATTGCGTAGAGGATGCTGGACATTGACTACGCTCTACCTGCTTGTGAACTATCGACGACATACTCATTCTATCCGTATTCACTTTCCTCTCGATCCCACGTCCACTCTACATTACTCACTCAATCCGAGAATAACTCCACGAGCTTGGACCCAATGTCCGACGTGACAGAGattgctggaccatcgagCAGAGCTATACTTGAGGATGTCCGACAATCTCACCAGCGAGCTGAGAGAAGAGCTTTGATGGGCTGGAGACCTGCTGGAATAGGTctagctaaagaagatgatgaggtcTGCAACGAGGAAGATATCTTGGATCATGACCAGGTGAGTTAAATCGTTGCTTCTGTACAACCTTCGAAAACAACGCCCAAATCACCGGCATTACTGGACGAGTTCGCGCTGAGTGTGAAGGAAATCCGTTTCGTAGCACGATATCAATATGTTCGGTCATCGTTTCCTCTTACCGTTCGGACGTCGTCTAACacagatggaaatggatgCTGCTCCGGTGAGTCCGAACACATTATATATTGTAAGATGCATCTCATATATCATGTGTGTCTGACATACGTATTTTGATTGAATAGtccccttctccatcagaacaagatcatgaaagaagacaagaagacCATACGATGGCATCACCTGTGGTCGCAGCTGAACTGGCTGAGataggcgaagaagaagaacaagacgGTCAAGTAGATCTGGATGCTAGTATAGAGGATTTAGACGATAGCGCAGTTGTTGATGACGGTAGcgtagaagaagagtaatAGACGTTATATTCAGAGTAGGAGGACGGAAGGCGACCGAGTGAACGTGAGCGCATATCACTAGCCCCGGACGGAAGTCAAAACAGACGATATATTCGAGAAATGCGTGCATGTTGTAATATACATAATTTAAATGATGACCTTTATGACATTTTACCAGTAATGTATAGACGTTGGGCTATCTCATGCCCATGCTATGTCGCTTATACTTCTCCGATATGATTTCTACTCATGTGCATTTATTTGGCAAAGACAAAGTCTAAACTTTTTGGAGCTGAATGATCTCATCAGCAAATTGCTTACGAACGATATGGGTATAGACGTACCATTACCGAATGTCACCTTGTCAGGAATTTCAACTCCATCACCTGTTATATCCAGCAATCTCACTTTTAATGCCAACTCCGCCAGGATCTATAATAGAAATCGATTCATCATGAATTAGTATATAAAGATCGACTTTTTCCCGGATGTTTAATGTAAAGGTGGGTATTTATTTTACTTACATGGATATAATCAGCAGAATCTTTACTTCCcattcctccttcacctcttAGGACTCTGATCCCATCGGTCCATTCTGCTAATTGAGCAGCGTGAATGGCGTCTAGATCTAACAAACTAGTTTCATTCTCTCCAATGAGGGAGAAAGATAGTTTGGAAACAAGATTGGGTGAACGTGAATTGACTGCGCAACCTGTAGAAGATCGAATAGATGTGATTGTCGATATCTCGACTACCAGAACGTATGAGCTACTTCACCAGCTAGTATCGATTGTGAAGAGGCACTCACTTCGTTCTCTCAAATGCTCAAAAGGAGGATTATCAACTCTCCGAGCAAACTCGTCCCAAGCCAATACTCGTCGATTAGGCGACTTTTGGACAAGCAACAGAATGATGTCAGCTATCGAAAATACTGAATTTGAATATGAACATACTAATCGTAAAAATCTCAACGGCTTCTGAGCATTTGCTCTCATGGCTGACGATAGACCAGGAGTAATGACCATGGCGGAATTGAACCATCCCCCTTGAAGCATACATCCAATCCTACATATCCCAATTTCATCAGTTTTCTCGCAAATATACTTGTCGATTGTCGAATGGAAAGTAATGGAGTAAGGAACTTACCTCTGCTCCGATAGAACTTCATACCCTTCTCTTCCCAGCTTGTCCCTCAATTCCCTCACAGCAGGTCTCGacatcattccatcctctttctcgagCAGGTCCATTTGTCTATCCCTTATTGTCCTATATTCAGTAGCTAGGAAATCTTGTTCCAGATTAAGCCATGTTTTGTTGCCCTCGTCACTCAGAGATAAACGGATCTGTGACCGTACTAGAAATGATACTTTCGGGAAATCAGGAATCTGCGACGCTGATTCAGACCACATCCTGTTTCGGATCAGGACACAGGACAAGAAAATTAGCATTGTCAAGTACATCCATGGGCATGAAACTCACCTTAGGAAGAAACGAAGAACGAGTTGATGGAGTTTGGTGAAATTCAGCAAAAACAATTGGAAGTTGGACGGTGCATGATGTCCTGCTTGAGAAATTTTGTAATGTTCGCAGAGGATTTTGACACATTCGGCACTAAAGAGCGGTTGTCAGAAGGAGTAGCTCATAGAAAATCAAAGGTCGAGAACTTGCCTCGCTTTCCCGATCGGACATCGTCGTTCGGCAGGACGAGCCTGTTGTTCCATGATGAGCTGTATTTTTGAAATCTCAGCCAACAACTCCGACACGAAAAATTACGATTTTCAATCGACTTACATTGATGAAACTCTCCTCGTGACTTGCGAAGTGATGCTACATCTCgttatcagctttgatttcagAGTTCGCGTTATATAACAACGTTGTTTGTTGGACTTACTAGACATTCTAAACCTAGTTCGCCTACATCTCTAAacatttccatttccatcaaAAAGCCAGCGTCTTCCTCGCCATCTTCACACAAACCAATCCTCTTCCAGCCAATAGCATTTCTAGCAGCCCCATTTCTGGAAGTATGGCTGTGCGCGTGTCCACTGTTGGAGGTGGTATTCTCGTCGATATCAGTTCCTAATCTACCGAGGTCCCACACTTCACGTAACAATTTCTCTTGTTGAGTGTTACTGCCGGGTCGGACTGGACGTAACCTTCGATGTTGCAAGATCACACCATAACGCGCTTGGAAATTCAATATCTGAGTCTCGACGATATTGTTGGCGCAAGTGGGCATAAGTCTCTGTATGACAGATTGTCATTAGCTACTGATAAAATCAAAGCACGTAACACACTTACGGAGATATATCGCCTGATACTCAAATGCTCTAATACATTTACTAGCTCCGGATACTGTTTTGAGTTTTCTTGATGACCCGAACGAAGACACGAGTTAATCAATCCTAAGCTGATGCAGAACTCAGCTCTGTAAACAAGGTATGCAATTCCCCCTTTTTTTGTAGGATAATGATAGAAATCAATTACCTCTGAGCGACCAGTTCTAGATCTCCAGTTCCTTCTAACCTTCTCACGACGATCTTGAAGAGAAGTTCCACACCATtatgaccatcatcatcttcaccgaTAATGCCTTTGATTCTACCATATACCCTGTCAAAACCATATTGATTCACTTTATCTGGATCTCTATTATCTTTATCATTGAaatctttatcttttcctttacctttccgGTCTTTTTTGATTTGACCATAAGGTGTTACAGGCATTTTCAATCCTGGTTTATTGTCCTTCAGTTGTGGAGACGATATGACCAATTTACGTATTATAGCTGTAGCAGGTCTCAATATATTAGGTTGTGAAGCTGTTATAAGAACTTGTAAAATTCGATCAATAAAATTATCTGATAAATCACCCCATCCAGATTCGAATTCCAGAATTCCTCTAATACCTTGTAAAGCGTACTACAAAATGTTTTACGAAATTTCAAACATAAGTAAACGGCCTTTCATGACTACTATGGATGTTTCCgtggaaagaaagagagggaaatgCTCACAGCAAGACTATTTCCAGTTAAACCACCTTCTGATCTCTCCAGGAATCTCACTAGGATTTTCATGCCACCTTTGAGCATAAATTCAACTgcgaattcttcttctttgatatatTTTTGCAAGTTGAATAAAGCTAATTTCAGTGGTATGGCATCGGCTGAAGTTGGTAAATTGATTGTGCTGTCACCTAGGGAAGTTCGATGTATAGCTGATTTAAGAGATGTGACTACTACTAGAGCTTCTGTTGCAGGGGAGGGCACGAGTCTACGACAGACTCTCCTGTCAACGGCAGGTCGTAGGGGATTTGAATAATCGATATACTTACTTGAGAACGTCGTGATTGTATACCTTGCTGGGCAAATTGTTTTGAGTAACGAGGTGATCAGCTTCGTCTCTCAGACACAAAGTGATATGGTGTTCTCTTGTGGAGAAAGATGTAGACATGATTTCGACTATATAAGCCACACGCTATACCCATCAGTAGCTGATTAGCATAGGACCACCTGATTGATAGCATAGATGGAAATCCGAACATACAGCTTCGGGATCTATTCGAGCTGGTATTCGTCTACCTATATCATAGGATATTGTGTCAGAATCTTCACTGAGCAAAGCTAGGAAGAGACTCACCCTTGTAAGTCACCATGTTGGTTGGTATCGCTCCTCGCCTCGTCACAGGCGTAGGGGAAAGAGGTTGTTGATCTGACATGATGAGTGCGCTGGATGAGAATCGTCACAAAGGTCGTCCTCCTCGCCCGATGTATTGGATAAACTGGTGATGTTGTTCACTCTGATAGTGTGATcaacgaagaggaagaagaattgaaataTCCTCAATGTTGCTTTTGACGCTTGTTTCAAATTGCTATGAATCATTCAGgcaccaacaacaacaaacaaatACTCGTAAATCATCAACtatttccctctttctcttgcttctttcACTCTTCTTACGGTATAGAAGTTGGACATAGAACTGCAAGATCATCAGGTGGAAGCAGCTCCTTCATCGGACTACACCGTAACAACTTCAATCGTCTGCCCAATCAATCGGCGTAGTCAGTCCGGTGAATGCCAGAGATACCTTTACACTCCATGGGATCTGATATACACGAACGAAGACCTCTCCGTGAAGACCAGGAtcaggatgatgatgaagattcaatCTCTGTAGATCatgatgaacttgatgaaaTCATTGCCGGTGAGCTGAATCTGGCTCCCCCCTTTTGACAGTATACAGAGCTCATCGGTAAAGGTATATACTTGCAGACAACGAAACAGTTGCATCGAAGGCTAGTGGGTCTACTTCGAAACACGCAAGAAAGAGACTTTTTGCAGCTTTTATGATCTTCGGTCTACTAAATAACGGTTAGTCTGGGAAATTTGGTCTGTCTCGCCAAGTGTAAATGCTCGTCGTTGTGGAAAAGCtgatggaaaggatgaaCAGTACTCTACGTAATTATACTTTCAGCAGCTCTGGATCTGGTATCATCGTCAACTCCTAAAGGCGTAGTAGCATTATTCAATATCTTTCCTGCGCTTTTGACTAAAGTAGTATGGCCATTAGTATCGAATGGGAAGATTAGGTATGCCAGAAGAGTCGGATTATGTACATGTATAAGTTGGTTGGGTATAATGGTTAGTGATTCTCTTCTGTTCCCCCATTTTCCCCCTTTTGTTCCCTTTATTATTCTCGCCAGCTTGCCTTGGGATTCGATTGGGACGAGGATGATGGCCCTGATAACATCTGATAAATCTGATACATGTTTATTCTCACAGACAATAGCATTCTCCAATTCACTCGCTCCCCGTTTATTGGGTATATCTTTGgcatcactttcatctggATTAGGCGAATTGACTTTTTTACAATTGACAACTACTTTACCTACAACCTCAACATCCAAAACGGCTTTGGGAGCCTGGTCTAGTGGGACTGGATTCGCTGGAATTGCAGGTGCCGGTATCTGGTGGTTATTAAGAGGTTTAGGTGTTAAaggtggtttaggtttaTCAAGTGTAAGATATCTCCTATCCTTTTAGTTTTTATTCCCTTGTCTTCATCGTTGGGTAGTCTAGCCTTTATTGATAATTGCCAGCTaattttgttgatgatttacaTTTATGGAATTCAGGTATTACCATTGTTTTTCCCGATAACATATAAATTCCTCTTACCGCATTTCTCTGAACTTGATTCACATTCGGATCCGCTTGGTTCTTCAAACTTAGGTCAATATCAACCTATTTCTTCGAATGACATTCCACCTTCAATATATATaacaccaccttcacaagATCCGATCCCGCAACTCAATTCAAATAGTCTTAGAGCGCAAGCGCAAGTGCAATTgcaagaggaggaggaagaagaaggtcagGATACCAAATTGCCTGGAATGAGAAATTATAATCTACGTTTAAGTTCCAAAGAGAAATTGGATTTACTCAAACCTTTATTATTGAGATATATGGTTCCTCTCTGTGCTGTGTATGTGGAAGAATACGTTATTAATTCTGTGAGTGGTTTGAAATTCAATTCACTCAAATCGATCGTTCTGAGTGAATGACAAAGACTAAAATAGACATGACAATTCCAATTTATAGGGCATAGCACCGACTCTAGTATTCCCTTTGCCAACATATGGAATCTGGTCGAAATTGTTCAAATCACCAAGAGATTATTATCCATTCTGGTCATTAACATGTCAGTTGCCTTCTGTCTACATTGCTGACGGTACTCATACTGATActccaaaaaaaaaaaacaataTAGACCAAACATTCGTATTCATTTCCAGATCTACATTATCACTATCGATTCCACCTATCCCACTGACTTTCTTGCCCTTACCATCTATAATCCAATTTATAGTTTTATCATTACTTTATCTCCAATCAAAGTATTTTCtattcacttcttcttcatacaCTCCGCCAAACACACCTACCggagatcaagatcatgGGATTGATCAAACGATTCCTATAGCATTCATGTTGATCTGCGTGGAAGGTCTATGCGGTGGTTTGGCATATGTTAATACTTTCTATCATGTCGCAAGGGAAGGGGATATAGATGGAAGCGAAGAAAATCTTAACGCCGAGGTGAATGTCAAAAGAGGTTTACAAAGAGAATTTAGAATTGGTGCTGTTGGTGCTGCCGACTCAACTGGTAAGTCGTTTCACTTTTTAgatatctctctttctaCTCAAATAACTCGAATGATAATAAGCAAACGATATTTCCAACCTTGCTAACTCAATGATGGTAAAACAGGCATATTATTCGCTTCACTCATATCAATGCCACTAGAAATAAGCCTGTGCAACTCACAGATAGAACAAGGTAGAACTACTTGTAGAGATTTGTGATCACCTTCTGCCATTCCGAACGAAAACCATACAATGCCAGACAGAAAGGACAATGTTGTAAGATGTATATACCATGCATTGCATTATTGACATTTATTCAAACCCAGCAATGCCTGAACATATTTCGCTGTCCCTCCAACCCTTTCTCTACTGCGATTGGCTGGTGTAGATAGGGTCAACTTTGAACATGTTGACTCCATCAGCGATAGCTGGGACTTCGTTCTGTCCGCTATCAACAATAGTCAACATCTCGATTATCACGTACTTTGCATAATTGCCGTACAACAAAGAGGTGTACTCACTAAACCTTCTCAGCTTCGAACATTCCACTTTTGATTGGAATCTTAAACCCGCTGGTTCCCTCTGAAAGTAAGATTCTGGTTCCATGCTCATTGGTGTCGCCGGCAGTGGTAGCGGTAGCTTTAGTACCAGGTTTACCCCATGAGCCTTTAGGCGCGCCTGCTACTTTTGGCTTTTCAGCTGATGGAGTAGCTTTCAGAGTGATAGTTTGCAGACGACCACTAAGGGATATTATTGGTTCAGCCatcgcatcttcatcgaacAGGCTCATCGCATACACCAGATCCATAAAACTCACTCTGGGATGAAACCAAATTCCAttctaccttcatcatctttggtaCCTTGACAGATATAATAACCCTTTCGCTCAAATTGAATTATATCCCATTTCTTAAGGTCTTTCACTTCGGCACTTGCCAAAGCTTTAGTTCTATATTCAGTCTTGGGATTAACGATCTCTTCTagatcatcaccttcttcaagcttcttctttgtgatAAGATAGTCATATTCGATCAGAGTAACAGGGACAAGTTGATTGACTTTGGATGG
Above is a genomic segment from Kwoniella shivajii chromosome 8, complete sequence containing:
- a CDS encoding ribosomal protein L7/L12; the encoded protein is MSIIPRTILRSARASASAAASSSRIILSRPLSTSRTVFAEAESSSSAAPVSPKIAPIVDQISGLTLLEVSELVTALKTKLNITEIALPAASSAPAASAASADSAEPAEEKPKEKTIFTVKLEKFDATAKAKIIREVKAIMPNMNLVEAKKFVESVPQTIKENLPKEDAEKLKKTLEALGATVSLV